One Bacteroidia bacterium genomic region harbors:
- a CDS encoding ABC transporter permease subunit: MREHIQNIAVIAAKETASFFNSLIAYVVMTVYLLGVGLFLWVFPGNVLETGFAEMNTLFNMGPWLFLFLIPAITMRSFSEEFKTGTIELLSTKPVTNLQIILGKYTAAVFLVKFTLIPTIIFVISLSVISEQTWSLDYGAIIGSYVGLVGLGATFAAIGLFCSSITDNQIIAFIVSVFVCFFAYAGFDYIADMEFLTAVNGEVLNIGLIEHYRSVSRGVLDTRDLLYFLTAITIFILVTYYTLLNKKK; the protein is encoded by the coding sequence ATGAGAGAACACATTCAAAATATAGCTGTTATAGCTGCCAAAGAAACCGCTTCTTTCTTTAACTCATTGATTGCCTACGTAGTTATGACTGTTTACTTGCTGGGAGTTGGGTTATTCTTGTGGGTATTTCCGGGAAATGTGTTAGAAACCGGCTTTGCCGAAATGAACACGTTGTTTAATATGGGGCCTTGGCTGTTTTTATTTTTAATTCCGGCAATTACGATGCGTTCTTTTTCTGAAGAATTTAAGACTGGAACTATCGAACTCCTATCTACTAAGCCGGTTACTAACCTCCAAATTATTTTGGGGAAATATACTGCCGCTGTGTTTTTGGTTAAATTTACCTTGATTCCAACTATTATCTTTGTGATTTCGCTTTCTGTAATATCTGAGCAGACATGGAGTTTGGATTACGGAGCAATTATCGGTTCTTACGTAGGGTTAGTTGGCTTAGGGGCAACTTTTGCTGCCATCGGGTTATTTTGCTCATCTATTACTGATAATCAGATAATTGCGTTTATCGTTTCGGTTTTTGTCTGTTTTTTTGCTTACGCTGGCTTTGATTATATCGCAGATATGGAATTTCTGACTGCTGTCAATGGAGAAGTCTTGAATATTGGCTTAATAGAGCATTACCGAAGTGTTTCCAGAGGCGTTTTAGATACTCGGGATTTACTGTATTTCTTGACGGCTATCACAATTTTTATCTTAGTTACCTACTACACGCTGCTGAATAAAAAGAAATGA
- a CDS encoding oligosaccharide repeat unit polymerase, with protein MQRTVFHIPAIALLPILIIAFSSLIFVTFSKILQNYDISFVWNLIYVAGGAYIIQRVKRGYLYEPIVLVGGSYLSALVIGELMYTFFKDRDYGFLGLNYTGLGFASFLLGAYITQKYNFIFSKQGLVTKPFTFHPAANYRLLWGVAAACLVITVTLFARAGTIPILSSNPAQAKMNFFAGNGLFSVFLKGIPFICIALLYDSLVAPKPGKFFRLNILTGIYIFITVLIGFRSTIVVFLVQYISVYWMFNRKTIPVSLILSAIIGLLILVSLVGAFRRGSLTLADFTHEIGITLVARPVVFELILKNYNEDKFAYGARYLEDLKKLLPGEQTGANVDLKFEIFKGFADMPDTAGITPSIIGEAYINFGHYGIMGICLACGLIASYFYTRARKKPNFFYICFLTHITLFLVVSIISGIGTALINFMIGLIWTIFLSVLYEHKIKL; from the coding sequence ATGCAAAGAACTGTATTTCATATTCCTGCCATAGCGTTATTACCAATATTGATTATAGCTTTTTCCAGCTTAATATTCGTTACTTTTTCAAAGATTCTACAGAATTATGATATTAGTTTTGTATGGAATCTGATTTACGTTGCTGGGGGAGCTTACATTATTCAACGGGTTAAACGTGGCTATCTTTATGAGCCAATAGTCTTAGTAGGAGGTAGTTATCTATCTGCTTTGGTAATTGGGGAATTAATGTACACTTTTTTCAAAGATCGGGATTATGGTTTTTTGGGGTTAAATTATACTGGTTTAGGATTTGCATCTTTTTTATTGGGGGCATACATTACCCAAAAGTATAACTTTATATTTAGCAAGCAAGGATTAGTTACAAAGCCGTTTACATTTCATCCTGCTGCTAATTATCGTCTTTTGTGGGGAGTTGCGGCTGCTTGTCTTGTGATTACGGTAACCTTATTTGCCCGTGCGGGAACAATTCCTATTTTATCATCTAATCCGGCTCAGGCCAAAATGAATTTTTTTGCGGGGAATGGCCTATTTTCTGTATTTCTAAAAGGAATCCCGTTCATTTGCATTGCGTTATTATATGATAGCTTAGTGGCTCCCAAACCCGGCAAATTTTTTCGGCTAAATATTTTAACCGGAATTTATATATTCATAACCGTTTTAATTGGATTTAGGAGTACCATCGTTGTTTTTTTAGTTCAGTATATCAGCGTTTATTGGATGTTTAACCGCAAGACTATTCCGGTATCGCTTATTCTTTCCGCCATTATTGGGCTACTGATTTTAGTTTCGTTAGTAGGTGCGTTTAGACGAGGAAGTTTAACGTTGGCTGATTTTACCCACGAAATAGGGATTACCTTAGTAGCCCGCCCAGTCGTTTTTGAACTAATATTAAAGAATTATAATGAAGACAAATTTGCTTACGGGGCAAGATATTTAGAAGACCTAAAAAAATTGCTCCCCGGAGAACAAACAGGAGCTAATGTAGATTTAAAATTTGAAATTTTTAAAGGTTTTGCAGATATGCCGGATACCGCAGGGATTACGCCCAGCATCATTGGCGAAGCATATATTAATTTTGGCCATTACGGTATTATGGGAATCTGTTTAGCTTGTGGGCTAATAGCCAGCTATTTCTACACACGTGCCAGAAAAAAACCTAACTTCTTTTATATCTGTTTTTTAACTCATATAACACTCTTTTTGGTAGTTTCAATTATATCCGGTATTGGCACTGCACTTATCAATTTTATGATTGGGCTAATTTGGACCATTTTTTTATCAGTATTGTATGAACATAAAATCAAATTATGA
- the gldG gene encoding gliding motility-associated ABC transporter substrate-binding protein GldG: MKLSFIQLFLIVAILITLNLISSGFFYRWDLTAERRYSISQVSQQTADSLESVLTVKVYLEGDFPAPLKRFADAVRTTLIELKVYAGSNLQYKFINPGKNPDLMKLFNEHGISPLPVNVRTSEMESSRQYVFPVAVVSYQGKDEYVDLIKGSSFPNGQVDLIRAEQDIEYKLVSAIKRLMTTEPRIVGLLRGQREFNRNVMAEWIQEMSQFYTILDVRADSGQSIAPSKRFLPDTIAQKLAGRGVDVLVVAQPDTAFSERTKYEIDQYLMRGGRILWIVDQEKVDVSNGPSLSIMRQLNLDDLFFKYGFKINYDLVQDVSCGRLDVIRGFNDGPVWSSEKWLYYPAVYNLPDHPINRNIDGLLLRYVSTIDTIPRNGVKFTPFVFTSAYSRTLNGNVMIDLNKELTNPPPVEVFRYKGNKVVGLQLDGKFESLFAGRTPPVDTKAPNPPTAKFIAQNIFPTEMLVVSDGQIALPEDYRGRPGTMPLDNKTFLMNCLDLLMGNQAITQIRAKEVSIKQLHKETVVQNKILIQLLNVLFPVILILLFGIARHQLRVRENQKKAVIT, translated from the coding sequence ATGAAACTTTCATTCATACAACTGTTTCTCATTGTTGCGATTTTAATTACTTTAAACTTAATTAGTTCTGGTTTTTTCTATCGTTGGGATTTAACGGCAGAGAGGAGATATTCCATATCTCAGGTTTCTCAACAGACGGCAGATTCTTTGGAGTCTGTTTTAACGGTTAAAGTTTACTTAGAGGGAGATTTTCCGGCTCCGTTAAAGCGGTTTGCTGATGCTGTTCGTACCACTTTAATCGAGCTAAAAGTCTATGCAGGGAGTAACTTGCAGTATAAATTTATCAATCCGGGTAAAAATCCAGACTTGATGAAGCTCTTTAATGAGCATGGAATTTCACCTTTACCGGTAAATGTGCGTACTTCGGAGATGGAATCTTCACGCCAATATGTTTTTCCGGTGGCTGTAGTTTCTTATCAAGGTAAAGATGAATATGTAGATTTGATTAAAGGTTCCAGTTTTCCCAATGGTCAAGTAGATTTAATTCGTGCGGAGCAAGATATTGAGTATAAGTTAGTTTCTGCAATAAAGCGGCTAATGACTACGGAGCCGCGAATTGTGGGATTATTGCGGGGGCAAAGAGAGTTTAACCGCAACGTAATGGCAGAATGGATTCAAGAGATGAGCCAGTTCTACACTATTTTAGATGTCCGTGCTGATAGCGGGCAATCTATTGCGCCTTCAAAACGTTTTTTACCGGATACAATAGCCCAAAAGTTAGCCGGACGAGGGGTAGATGTGCTCGTCGTTGCCCAGCCGGATACTGCCTTTTCTGAAAGAACAAAATATGAAATTGACCAATATCTAATGCGCGGCGGCAGAATCCTATGGATTGTTGACCAAGAAAAAGTAGATGTCTCCAATGGCCCTTCGCTATCCATAATGCGGCAGCTAAACCTCGATGATTTGTTCTTTAAATACGGTTTTAAGATAAATTACGATTTAGTACAGGATGTTAGTTGCGGACGTTTAGACGTTATTCGGGGGTTCAATGACGGGCCGGTTTGGAGTTCCGAAAAGTGGTTGTATTATCCGGCTGTCTATAACCTACCAGACCACCCCATTAACCGAAATATTGATGGCTTATTGCTCCGCTACGTAAGCACCATTGACACAATACCCAGAAACGGTGTCAAGTTTACACCCTTTGTTTTTACCTCTGCTTATAGCAGAACCCTCAACGGAAACGTTATGATAGACTTAAACAAAGAACTAACAAACCCGCCACCGGTAGAAGTGTTTCGTTACAAAGGAAATAAAGTTGTTGGTTTACAGTTAGATGGAAAATTTGAATCTTTATTTGCCGGAAGAACACCCCCCGTTGATACCAAAGCACCTAACCCACCAACTGCCAAATTTATAGCCCAAAATATATTCCCAACCGAAATGCTTGTTGTGTCAGACGGCCAAATAGCCCTTCCCGAAGACTACCGAGGAAGACCCGGCACAATGCCATTGGATAACAAAACTTTCTTGATGAACTGTCTTGACTTACTTATGGGAAATCAAGCTATTACCCAAATCAGAGCTAAGGAGGTATCTATAAAGCAATTACATAAAGAAACTGTTGTTCAAAATAAAATCTTAATACAACTTTTGAATGTACTTTTCCCTGTAATTCTAATCCTTTTATTTGGTATTGCTCGCCACCAATTGCGTGTTCGAGAGAACCAGAAAAAAGCTGTTATCACCTGA
- a CDS encoding GNAT family N-acetyltransferase — protein sequence MSNCNIHIVTDKRTESHFLDVARYLYRNDPVWVCPLDMEIRNIFDPKKSAKVTGNGIAQRWYLTDNQGNYIGRIAAFINNKKARGEKFKIGGIGFFECINDQSIANTLFDIAKDWLLKQNAQVIDGPVNFGENDRYWGLLVEGFTHPGYGMPYNPPYYQKLFETYGFQMFFEQFSKHLDITKELPERFQKISEWIMRKGGFHFESFDMKKIAKYSEDFRTIYNDAWQFHENFQEMTQEALNTLINELKPIIIPDMICFAYEQNEPAGFVLCLPDLNQIFKPLKGKFGILEAVKFLWRKRNGFEWYRKNGQLTRGRVVIMGIRPKYQRYGLESGLIMHPMPKVRALGFKEIELSWVGDFNPKMQKLHENTGATFGKKHHTYRIAIDPNVTISRSVIIPTDTRDQLTDTQ from the coding sequence ATGTCTAATTGTAATATTCATATAGTAACCGACAAACGCACAGAAAGCCACTTTTTGGATGTCGCACGTTATTTGTACCGAAACGATCCCGTGTGGGTGTGCCCGCTCGATATGGAGATTCGGAATATATTTGACCCTAAAAAGAGTGCCAAAGTTACCGGAAACGGCATCGCTCAACGTTGGTATCTAACTGATAATCAAGGAAATTATATTGGAAGAATCGCAGCATTTATCAACAACAAAAAGGCTCGGGGTGAAAAGTTTAAAATCGGCGGAATCGGCTTTTTTGAATGTATTAATGACCAATCTATTGCCAACACGTTGTTTGATATTGCCAAAGATTGGTTGCTAAAGCAGAATGCTCAGGTAATAGACGGCCCGGTAAACTTCGGAGAAAACGACCGCTACTGGGGCTTGCTGGTAGAGGGCTTTACACACCCCGGCTATGGAATGCCCTATAACCCACCGTATTACCAAAAACTCTTTGAAACCTATGGCTTCCAAATGTTTTTTGAACAATTTTCAAAACATCTCGACATTACCAAAGAACTACCCGAACGATTCCAAAAAATATCCGAATGGATTATGAGAAAAGGAGGCTTTCACTTTGAAAGCTTTGATATGAAAAAAATAGCAAAATATAGCGAAGATTTCAGAACAATCTATAATGATGCTTGGCAATTTCATGAAAACTTTCAAGAAATGACCCAAGAAGCTTTAAATACCTTAATAAATGAATTAAAGCCCATCATCATTCCAGATATGATTTGCTTTGCCTATGAACAAAATGAACCCGCCGGCTTTGTGCTGTGCTTGCCAGACCTCAACCAAATATTCAAACCCTTGAAGGGGAAATTTGGAATCTTGGAAGCCGTTAAATTTCTGTGGCGCAAGCGTAATGGCTTTGAATGGTATCGTAAAAATGGGCAACTCACACGCGGAAGAGTCGTTATCATGGGAATCCGCCCTAAGTATCAACGCTATGGCCTCGAATCCGGGCTGATTATGCACCCCATGCCAAAAGTCAGAGCATTAGGTTTCAAAGAAATTGAACTCAGTTGGGTGGGAGACTTTAACCCCAAAATGCAAAAACTACACGAAAATACCGGAGCAACTTTTGGAAAAAAACACCACACCTACCGAATCGCCATAGACCCAAACGTTACCATTTCCCGATCCGTTATTATCCCAACAGACACCAGAGACCAACTCACAGACACACAATAA